DNA from Elusimicrobiota bacterium:
GACTCAAAGGCCAACATAGAAGAAGTGTATCGCGGGGGGCGCTATTTAAATCAGGAATTATTGAGCAGAGAAATGGGAGACCGAATGTGAAACAGCAGGAAATAGAGAAAAAGATTGAGCAGGGGAATGCCGGGGAAAAGGCAATGTATCATTGGTTGAATGGAGCCGGTTTATCCAACTTATACGTGAACCAAGACCCCGATACATACGCTAGCCTTTTCAAGAAGGATGTTAAAAGGCCCGCCCTTTTTTGACTACAAGCGGCGCGTCAAGATCAAGGCCCCCACTTGCAGGGGCGTCTCGCGTGTGTTAGGCTCAGGGAAGATGAGAAAGTGGATTTTTCTGTTCATGCTTTTAGGTTTTGGCAATGATATGGCCTTGAACAGCGCGGCGGCGGACTGCCACGGCGCTGTTCCCGTCTGCCATACTTGCACGTGCGTCCATCTCGTCAACAACCCGGATTCCAGGCTTCACCAAGTCATCCCGTCCACTCCGCACGTCGTCCGCGTGGACGCGGACTTGCTGGACTTCCTGTCCGACAAGTCCATTTTTCACCCCCCTAAAGTCTCCTCTTAACCCGCTTCATCTCCACCAATAATATCCCCTGTCCGGCCACCCCCGAGGGCCAGACGGCATTCTGAATCCATAAAGGAACCCATGAAAAATTTATTCGTCGGGCTTCTGCCCTTGTTCATATTCCAGGTCGTCCGCGCGGACGAGCCCTCGTGTCCGTCCTTCGCCTCACCCCAGGACGTCCTGGCGTGCGTCCAGAAAAACCACCCGGACGTTCTCCGCGCCGAGGCCGAGGCCGCCAACCTCGATGCTTTCGATGCCTTCGCCCGCCAGCGTCCCAACCCCGAGCTCGACGCGGAGGCCGTGTCCAACAGTGAAGAGGATGAGGCCGCCCTTTCCGCCGAAGCCGCTTACCTCCATACCTTCGAAATGGGCGGAAAACGCCGACATCGTCTGGATCGCGCCAGGGCGCAAAAAGAAGCGGTGATCGCGCGGGTGCAGAAGACGCGGGAGGAGGTGACCCTTTCCGCCGTCCTCAACCTCTATCGTCTCAGGCATCTCCAGGACGAGCTCCACGCCGTGGAGGAGGCCCAGAACACCTTCGGCACCATCATCGGCCAATACAAAAACCGCCGCCAGCTCTCGCCCGAACAGCAAGTTTCGCTCAACGTCTTCCTCCTTGCGCAGAGCGACTACACCCTGCGCAAATCCCGGCTCCTGCAGGAGCAGCGGGCCTTGAAGCGGTATTTCGATCTCGCCACCGGCGCCGACTTCCCCACGATCCTCAAGGCCCTCCCCGAGCCCAAGACCACATGGCCCGGTCTTACCGCCGCACCGACGATTGCCGGGGCGCTCCGCAAGGAGGCTCAGGCCGACCTCGCCCTCGCCCAAGCTGAATTGGCCCTGGCCGACAGCGACGCCCGGCCCGATCTCAAGCTCGGTCCCAAGGTGGGGATGGAATCCGGACGCGGCCGGAAGAATCGGTCCTTGGGCGGCGCGCTCTCCCTGGACCTTCCTCTTTATCAACAGAACCAGGGTGCCCGCGCCTTGGCGCGCACCGAGGCCCGTCGCGCCGAAGTCAACCTGGCCCAACGCGATCGCGAACTCTCCACGCAATGGCAAACCTGGTTTGAGATCTATCAAGACGCCGTCGCCTCCCTGCGTGGCATGCCCACGCTGGAGCAGATGGAGAAGAAGCACCAGGGCATGGAGAGCCTTTTCGAGCGGGGCCTCGTCCAAAGCGCCCTCGTCATCGAGGCCCACCGCCAAATGACCGACTTCGCCGAAAGCCTCAACGCTCAGGAGCTCCGCGCCCTGGAAGCTCTCTGGTCCATCTACGTTTTGGAAGGCAGTGCCCTTCAGGAGGGACTATGAAACTCTTTCTTTTGATCCTTTGCCTCGCTTTGCCTCTCGGAATTCGGGCCGAGAAACTCCCCCCCGTTCTTCAGGAATCCCCTGCGGAAGAGAGCCACAAGGACCATGAGAACGGGGGTGAGGGCCGGCATGAGGAGGGCGAAGAACACGACGACCAACGGAAAGAAGGCCACGAAGAGGGGGAAGAGGAAGCCTCTTCCGGCGTTGGCCCCGGCAACGCCGTGACGGCCACCGACGCCGAGAAAGGCCTTCAACTCGCCGATGAAGCCGTCAAGACCTTGGAGATCAAGACCCAAGCCGCGCCCGAGGAGTTTACGCTCCCCAAATCGGCCATTGTCACTTTTAAGGACGAGACCGGTGTCTATCGTCTGCGGGATGGTTGGTACAAGTTGATTGAGGGCGAGGCGCGACCGCAGGGCGTTCTTGTCCGATTCATCCCGCAACGGAAGAAGGACCTCCGCCCCGGCGACACAATCGTCGTTGAGGGCGCTCCGCTCCTCCGCGTTGCCGAGCTAGACGCTTTTTCTACCGGCGAAGCCGGGCACGGCCACTAGATTTTTAGGAGACCCTCATGATCGAAAAACTCGTCAGATTTTCCGTCAATAACCGGGGCCTTGTCTTTGCTTTGGCCCTCATCCTCGCGGGCCTGGGGTGGACCAGCTTCCAAGCTCTGCCCATCGACGCCGTGCCCGATATTACCAACAATCAGGTCCAGGTCAACACCGCCGTCGAGGGCCTCACCCCCGAGGAGATCGAGCGCTATATCACGGTTCCCATCGAGAACGGCATGGGCGGCCTGGCGGACCTCGTTCAGACCCGCTCCATCTCCCGGTTCGGCCTCTCCCAAGTCACGCTGGTCTTCGAGGACTGGGTGGATATTTACCGTGCACGCCAGATGGTTTCGGAACGCCTCCAAGGCGTTGTCCCCGAACTCCCGGAAGGCATCCAGCCGGGCCTTGGCCCCGTCACCACGGGTCTGGGCGAGGTGTACTTCTACACCCTTCAGGCCTCCACGCCCGCCGTTGGCGCCGCCCGTGTCGCTCAGCTCATGGAACTCAAGAGCGTCCAAGACTGGTACGTGAAACCCCGTCTCCTCACGGTGCCCGGTGTTGCCGAGGTCAACAGCATCGGCGGTTTCGAGAAACAGTTTCACGTCCAACCCAACATCCGCCAAATGGCGCAATACGGCCTCCACTTCAACGACCTCATCGGGGCCCTGGAGAACACAAACCGCAACGTGGGCGGCGGTTACATCCAGCAGACGGGTGAGCAGTTCCTCGTCCAAGCCACCGGCCTCCTTAAGGACGCGGAAGACATTCGCCATGCACCCATCAAGTCTCTGGAGTCCCTCAAGACGATCCGCATCGGCGATGTGGCCCAGGTCCAACTGGCCACGGAACTCCGCACCGAGCCGCGCTCGTGAACGGCCGGGAGGATATCGTCGGCACGGCGCTCATGCGCCTGGGCGAGAACAGTCGCGTCGTCGCCCACCGCGTGGCGCAAAAAGTGGCGGAGATAAAGAAGGGCCTCCCCGAAGGGGTCGTCCTTAATGTCCTCTACGACCGCTCTGTCCTGGTGGACGCGACCCTGGGAACCGTCGAGCACAATCTCGTCACCGGCGCCCTGCTGGTCATCGTCATCTTGGTCCTCCTCCTGGGCAATCTTCGGGCCGCGCTCATCACCGCCGTCACCATCCCGCTTACGCTTCTCATCACCTTCATCGTGATGAATCGCATGGGAATGTCCGGCAATCTCATGAGCCTGGGCGCCCTGGACTTTGGCATTATCGTGGACGGCGTGGTGATCGTCATAGACAACTGCGTCCGGCGGGTCCACCAACGCAGCATGGAACTACACCGTGCGCTCAAAAAGGAAGAGCTGGCCCGCACCATCGAGGAGGCCACGCTCGAAATCCGGCAGTCCGCGGGGTTCGGCCAACTGGTCATCGTGGTCGTTTTCCTGCCCATCTTCGCCTTCACCGGCGTGGAGGGCAAGATGTTCGTCCCGATGGTGGGGACCTTCTGCATCGCTCTCTTGGCCGCCTTCGTCCTCTCCTTCACCATCGCCCCGGCCCTCGCGAGCCTCTTCCTCAAAGGGGACGTGGGGGAGAAAGAGCCATGGCTCATGCTCAAGATCAGGCGCGCTTATGAGCCGACGCTTAAATTATTCCTCAAGCATCGTCCCTGGGTTCTGGCCTTGGGGGCCTTTTCCATCCTCCTCGGTGGATTTCTTTTCACGCGTCTGGGCGGC
Protein-coding regions in this window:
- a CDS encoding TolC family protein: MKNLFVGLLPLFIFQVVRADEPSCPSFASPQDVLACVQKNHPDVLRAEAEAANLDAFDAFARQRPNPELDAEAVSNSEEDEAALSAEAAYLHTFEMGGKRRHRLDRARAQKEAVIARVQKTREEVTLSAVLNLYRLRHLQDELHAVEEAQNTFGTIIGQYKNRRQLSPEQQVSLNVFLLAQSDYTLRKSRLLQEQRALKRYFDLATGADFPTILKALPEPKTTWPGLTAAPTIAGALRKEAQADLALAQAELALADSDARPDLKLGPKVGMESGRGRKNRSLGGALSLDLPLYQQNQGARALARTEARRAEVNLAQRDRELSTQWQTWFEIYQDAVASLRGMPTLEQMEKKHQGMESLFERGLVQSALVIEAHRQMTDFAESLNAQELRALEALWSIYVLEGSALQEGL
- a CDS encoding efflux RND transporter permease subunit, coding for MIEKLVRFSVNNRGLVFALALILAGLGWTSFQALPIDAVPDITNNQVQVNTAVEGLTPEEIERYITVPIENGMGGLADLVQTRSISRFGLSQVTLVFEDWVDIYRARQMVSERLQGVVPELPEGIQPGLGPVTTGLGEVYFYTLQASTPAVGAARVAQLMELKSVQDWYVKPRLLTVPGVAEVNSIGGFEKQFHVQPNIRQMAQYGLHFNDLIGALENTNRNVGGGYIQQTGEQFLVQATGLLKDAEDIRHAPIKSLESLKTIRIGDVAQVQLATELRTEPRS
- a CDS encoding efflux RND transporter permease subunit, producing the protein MNGREDIVGTALMRLGENSRVVAHRVAQKVAEIKKGLPEGVVLNVLYDRSVLVDATLGTVEHNLVTGALLVIVILVLLLGNLRAALITAVTIPLTLLITFIVMNRMGMSGNLMSLGALDFGIIVDGVVIVIDNCVRRVHQRSMELHRALKKEELARTIEEATLEIRQSAGFGQLVIVVVFLPIFAFTGVEGKMFVPMVGTFCIALLAAFVLSFTIAPALASLFLKGDVGEKEPWLMLKIRRAYEPTLKLFLKHRPWVLALGAFSILLGGFLFTRLGGEFLPQLDEGSLAIQFVRPGTISIDQSVALQEKTEAVIREFPQVSHVFSRIGTAEVATDPMGVNLSDTFILLKDKDGWEPIDGRKPSKADLSDALVERLRRKVPGQRMLLTQPIQMRFNELWREPARTSPSKSSATTWTSCRTSPGRSSPS